In Pseudomonas fluorescens NCIMB 11764, a single window of DNA contains:
- a CDS encoding RHS repeat domain-containing protein produces MNAHQHTPKLSVMDPRALAIRSVGYCRRPDETIIESRITRQVFDAAGRLVVSCDPRLWGTAPKPNLSTVYGLSDQPLMTDSVDAGWQLNLLNHTSSLFSFWDARGSQRCIDYDDQQRPIAVTEQAAEAPSRVVERLTYGGAAPAFAVHNQCAKLIRHDNPASTRFVTDYGLAGAELSENQWFLIDLETPNWPSEFEARDALLEEQSFVTRHVFYPTGEIERQTDAMGNTRTFGCDVAGRLSETWLLLARDGKQPQRVVSDIRYNPYDQIESEIAGNGVKTQAEYGADDGRLIRLVAAVGNQRPLQDLNYIYDPAGNIVELEDKAQSVTWFNNQRIEPINRYRYDSLSQLIEAKGWEVANPSHGPTLPDLLPTPLDPNQRRNYTQRFEYDAAGNLITRHHSGAPGFSMFTSARSNRSLAQRDEGSLPGESDIDSGFDACGNQLELQRGQAMTWDVRNQLNRVTLVKRQDEPDDYEGYAYDRPGHRLRKVHVSQANRRTLRTEVRYLPSLEIHRQADGEVHHVISAEAGRCSVRALHWPEGTHVNQLRYSLCDHLGSSTLELDHEVGVLTQEHYYPFGGTACWAGESALVAKYKTIRYSGKERDATGLCYYGFRYSAPWLQRWISPDPAGSINGLNLFLFVSNHPVNLEDVDGRFYEGEGDKIERSLSFGAKIVARGLDQFSAEQRDIVRSELLKRERIFSDAQRALLSDFSGVGDIMQSHFGPAYGVVANKVLDSWSRGEALVREYQGSRGNYKFIGFETDNKNFYGEVDVSDVHGRIAVSIDMINTGKLNVFFGHEVLHLTGVNNIAAVGPGALDGFYLSSSADWTVGRSVTQYIFQESRVSEIIMQGGMSLDYLNSFTDVHSDFISVVEKYDGRVGSGMDIHTAISTFNADIYLRAEMAAVNADSLVFAADALSQSYLNRHA; encoded by the coding sequence GTGAACGCTCACCAACACACACCGAAACTGTCGGTCATGGACCCGCGAGCCTTGGCGATCCGCAGCGTGGGCTATTGCCGGCGCCCGGACGAGACCATCATTGAGTCACGCATCACCCGGCAGGTTTTCGATGCGGCGGGGCGCTTGGTTGTCTCGTGTGATCCACGGCTCTGGGGCACAGCGCCGAAACCGAACCTGTCGACAGTCTATGGCTTGAGCGATCAGCCCCTGATGACGGACAGTGTTGATGCCGGTTGGCAGTTGAATCTGTTGAATCACACCAGCTCGCTGTTTTCGTTCTGGGACGCCAGAGGCAGTCAGCGTTGCATCGACTATGACGATCAGCAGCGCCCGATAGCCGTTACCGAACAGGCCGCCGAAGCACCATCGCGCGTGGTTGAGCGACTGACCTACGGCGGCGCTGCCCCAGCATTCGCTGTGCATAACCAATGCGCAAAGCTGATCCGCCATGACAATCCGGCCAGCACCCGATTCGTCACCGACTACGGTTTGGCCGGTGCGGAACTGAGTGAAAACCAATGGTTCCTGATCGACCTTGAAACACCCAACTGGCCAAGTGAATTCGAGGCCCGGGACGCGTTGCTGGAGGAGCAGTCGTTCGTCACTCGGCACGTTTTCTATCCCACGGGCGAGATTGAGCGCCAGACCGATGCCATGGGCAATACCCGAACCTTTGGCTGCGACGTGGCCGGCAGGTTGAGTGAAACCTGGCTGCTGCTGGCCAGGGATGGCAAACAACCGCAGCGCGTGGTCAGCGACATCCGCTACAACCCCTACGACCAGATCGAAAGCGAAATCGCTGGCAACGGTGTGAAAACGCAAGCTGAGTACGGCGCAGATGACGGTCGGCTGATCAGGCTGGTGGCGGCGGTCGGCAATCAAAGGCCACTGCAAGACTTGAACTACATCTATGACCCGGCAGGCAATATCGTCGAGCTGGAGGACAAAGCCCAATCCGTTACCTGGTTCAACAATCAGCGCATCGAACCGATCAACCGTTACCGCTATGACAGCCTGTCTCAACTGATCGAAGCCAAGGGCTGGGAAGTCGCCAACCCCAGCCACGGACCGACGCTGCCGGACTTGCTGCCCACACCGCTGGACCCGAATCAGCGGCGCAATTACACCCAGCGTTTCGAATACGACGCGGCGGGCAATCTGATCACCCGTCACCACAGCGGTGCGCCGGGTTTCTCGATGTTCACCTCAGCCCGCAGCAATCGAAGCCTGGCGCAGCGGGATGAGGGTTCGCTGCCGGGGGAATCCGACATCGATTCAGGCTTCGATGCCTGCGGCAATCAGCTTGAGCTTCAACGCGGCCAAGCCATGACCTGGGATGTTCGCAATCAGCTAAACCGGGTGACCTTGGTCAAACGCCAGGATGAACCCGACGATTACGAAGGTTATGCCTACGACCGCCCCGGCCATCGGTTGCGCAAAGTGCACGTCAGCCAGGCCAATCGCCGAACCCTGCGCACAGAAGTCCGTTACCTTCCCAGCCTCGAAATCCACCGACAGGCCGATGGTGAAGTGCACCACGTCATCAGTGCCGAAGCGGGACGTTGCAGTGTTCGCGCCTTGCATTGGCCCGAAGGCACCCATGTCAATCAACTGCGTTACAGCCTTTGCGATCACTTGGGTTCCAGCACGCTGGAGTTGGATCATGAAGTAGGCGTGCTGACTCAGGAACACTATTACCCCTTTGGTGGCACCGCCTGCTGGGCGGGGGAAAGTGCTTTGGTGGCGAAGTACAAAACGATTCGCTATTCCGGCAAAGAGCGGGATGCGACGGGGCTTTGTTACTACGGATTTCGGTATAGCGCACCATGGTTGCAACGGTGGATATCCCCGGATCCGGCGGGCTCTATAAACGGCCTTAATCTTTTTTTATTTGTTTCGAATCACCCAGTCAATCTCGAAGATGTGGATGGCCGTTTTTATGAGGGGGAGGGGGATAAAATTGAACGGAGTCTGTCATTTGGTGCAAAGATTGTCGCGCGTGGACTAGACCAGTTTTCAGCAGAGCAAAGAGATATTGTCAGATCGGAATTGCTCAAGCGGGAGCGTATATTTTCTGATGCTCAACGTGCACTGCTCTCAGATTTCTCCGGAGTTGGAGACATTATGCAGAGTCACTTTGGTCCCGCGTACGGCGTCGTTGCGAACAAAGTTCTGGACTCCTGGAGTCGGGGGGAAGCCCTAGTGAGAGAGTACCAAGGGAGCCGAGGAAATTATAAGTTTATAGGGTTTGAAACCGATAATAAAAACTTTTACGGAGAGGTGGATGTCAGTGATGTCCATGGAAGAATAGCGGTTAGCATTGATATGATTAATACCGGGAAGCTAAATGTGTTTTTTGGTCATGAAGTACTCCATCTAACGGGTGTGAATAACATTGCAGCGGTTGGGCCCGGTGCACTGGATGGTTTTTATTTAAGCTCAAGTGCTGATTGGACTGTGGGTCGTAGTGTTACTCAGTACATTTTTCAGGAGAGTCGAGTGTCTGAAATTATTATGCAGGGGGGAATGAGTCTGGACTATCTGAACTCATTTACAGATGT